The genomic window TACATCGCCACATTATGGCCGGTATCAGCCACAGTTTTGAGGTCGGGCACAATGCCCGCAACCATATCTATCAACTCACCGGTATAGATATTGGGCGCGGGGCGATGCATCGCCTGCAACACACGGTCGGGCATGACCGAAGGGCCGGGAATGGCGAGGTAATGGCGACCGTTGGCGAGACTCATAATCAGGTATTCCTTTCACAGGTGAAACAGAGGTAAATCGGGGAATGCGCCCGGTCAATCGGGCGGACCGGTCCTGACAGGGCCCGGGTCATGATTAGCTGTGATTTCAAACATCAGGAGCGGTGATATGCCCGGTGAAAAGGCGACAGACCGGACAGTGCTGAAAATCGGCGGGACCGACCGGGGGCATTTTCTGCATGGTCTGGTGACCAATGACCTGAAGCCCGCGGGCGAGGGGCTGGCCTATGCCGCCCTGCTGACACCGCAGGGGAAATATCTGGCTGATTTTTTCCTTCTGGATCAGGGGGATCACATCCTTCTGGACGTCAAGGCCGAGATCGCGCCAAAGCTGGCGCCGCGGTTGATGATGTATAAATTGCGCGCCGATGTGACGATTGAAGACAGCGGCACAGATGTGGTGCGGGGGCTGGGAAAACTGCCGGATGGGGCCTGGGCGGACCCGCGCGACCCGGCCCTTGGCTGGCGTGGATATGGCCTGACGGCGGAAGACACCGGGCCGCCGGTCGACTGGGATGCGCTGCGCGTCGCCCATATGATCCCCGAGACGGGCGTTGAACTGGTGCCGGAGGAAAGTTTCATTCTGGAGATGGGGTTTGACCGGCTGTCCGGCGTGGATCATCGCAAAGGCTGCTATGTGGGTCAGGAAGTGACCGCCCGGATGAAACACAAGACCGTATTGCGCAAGGGTCTGGCACAGGTGGAGATCGACGGATCGGCCCCATTGGGCACCGAGATCATGGCGGGGGAGCGCCCGGCAGGCAGGCTTTACACGCAATCGGGCGCACGCGCGCTGACCTATCTGCGGTTTGACCGGGCGGGGGGGAGATGACCGCCGGGGAGGCGCGGCTGATCTGGCCGGGCGCACAGGGATAAACCAGAGGGGCGGAAAACCCGCGTTTTCCTTGTGGAATTCCTGAGAATTCCACCTCCTCAGATCAGAAGCGAGGCAGCACCCTCATGGCGCAGCAGCGCCACCTTGGTTTCCACCCCGCCCGCGCCTGAAAACCCGGTCAGCCCTTTGGCCCCCATGACCCTGTGGCAGGGGATCAGAACCGGGATCGGATTGCTACCGCAGGCCTGCCCCACGGATTGCGCGGACTGGCCCAGATCGGCGGCAATCTCTCCATAGGTGCGGGTATAGCCAAAGGGGATCTGCGCAATGGCGTCACAGACCGCGACTTGAAAGGCCGAGCCTCTGGGGGCCATCGGCACGGTGAATTCGGTCAGATCGCCTGCGAAATAGGCCTCAAGCTCGGTCACCGCCTGATGTAGAACCGGTGTCTTTGCCGCCCCTTCCCCGGCCCTCCAATTGACGGCGGTGATAGCGCCGTCCTCTTCGGTCAGGGTCAGCTCGCCGACGGGGGTTTCGACGCTTGCATGGGCCTGCATCGGTTACTCCGCAGTATCCAGCTTGTCCTGGGTCCGTGTCTCGAAATCGCTGGCATCATGGCGTTCATGAAGCTGCATCTCGGGTTCACCGAAGGCGCGGTTCACCATCCGCCCGCGCTGCACTGCGGGGCGCGCGTCGATCCGGGTCGCCCAATCCACCACATGGGTATAGCTGGCCACATCCAGAAACTCCGCCGCGTTGTAAAGACGGCCCAGAACCAGTTGCCCATACCAGGACCAGATCGCCATATCGGCGATGGTATAGGTGCCGCCCGCCATCCAGTCTTTGTCCGCCAGATGGCGGTTCAGCACATCAAGCTGGCGTTTGGTTTCCATCGCGAAACGGTCAATCGGGTATTGCCATTTCTCGGGCGCATAGGCGTAGAAATGGCCGAAACCGCCGCCAAGATAGGGGGCCGATCCCATCTGCCAGAACAGCCAGGACAGCATTTCGGGCCGGGCGTTGGCATCGGTCAGAAAGGCGCCGTGTTTCTCGGCCAGATAAAGCAGGATCGCACCGGATTCGAAAATCCGTGTGGGCGGTGTGGTGGAATGATCCATCAGCGCGGGGATTTTGGAATTCGGGTTGGCATCGACAAAGCCGCTGCTGAACTGTTCGCCTTCGGTGATGTTGATCAGCCAGGCGTCATATTCGGCATCCGTGTGACCGGCGGCCAGCAATTCCTCCAGCAGCACCGTCACCTTCACCCCGTTGGGTGTGGCCAGTGAATAAAGCTGCAACGGATGCTCGCCCAGGGGCCGGTCCTTGTCATGGGTCGGCCCGGCGATGGGGCGGTTGATCGCGGCAAATTCACCACCGTTGGAGGCGTCCCATGTCCAGACGGCGGGGGGGTATAGGTCTCACTCATCGGCGCAGGTCCTTCGCGTTGAAGCAATGTCACAGGGTGATAGCGCGCTTCGGATCGAAACCAAAGGCGCAGGGTCCTGTGCAGGAATGCACCCTTGAAATCCGCCCTGTTCACACATGGTTGAAACGCGGCCCCGGAAGGCCGCGTTCCGGGCTAACCCAGGGCCGTACTGCAGCGGCCACAAACGCCCGGATGCGCGTGGCGGCCCACATCGGGCAGGATTTTCCAGCAGCGCTGGCATTTCTGACCCTCCGCCGGTTCGAACACCACACCGATCCCCTCAGCCTCGGGCAGGCGGAAGGCCTCGGCCGGGGCCGGATCGCCGGTCAGCGTCAGGTCAGAGGTGATGGTGATATCCTCGAACGCGACCGAGTGCAGCACATCACGCATGTCTGCATCGCGGATATGGACCACCGGGGCAGCCTCAAGCGAGGCACCGATCACCTTGTCCTGACGTTGGATTTCAAGGGCCGCGGTGACAACCCGGCGGGCGGTGCGGATTTTGCTCCATTTGGCCGCCAGTGCCTCATCATGCCAGTCCGTGGGCGTTTCCGGGATATCGGTCAGATGCACGCTGCTATCCTCGCCGGGGAAGCGTTCCAGCCAGACCTCTTCCATGGTGAAGACCAGAACCGGGGCCAGCCATGTGGTCAGCCGGTGGAACAGGATATCCAGAACCGTGCGTGCCGCACGCCTGCGCAGCGTGTCACCATCGCAATAAAGCGCATCCTTGCGGATGTCGAAATAGAAGGCGCTGAGATCGGTGGTGGCAAAGGTGAAAACCGCCTGGAACACGCCCTGAAAATCATATGTGGCATAGCCGTCGCGCACCACCTGATCCAGTTCGGCCAGCCGGTGCAGCACCCAGCGTTCCAGCTCGGGCATCTGGGAAGGGTCCAGCCGGTCGGCCTCGGTGAAATCGGCAAGGCTGCCCAGCATGAACCGCATCGTGTTGCGCAGGCGGCGATAGCTGTCAGCCACACCTTTCAGGATTTCCGGCCCGATCCGGTGGTCATGCACATAATCGGTCTGCGCCACCCAAAGCCGCAGGATATCGGCGCCATATTGCCTGACGACCTCCTCGGGCACGATGGTGTTGCCCAGGCTCTTGGACATTTTCATGCCCTTTTCATCCAGCGTGAAAGCATGGGTCACCACCGCGCGATAGGGCGCGCGCCCCTTGGTGCCGCAGGCCTGCAGCATCGAGGAATGGAACCAGCCGCGATGCTGGTCGGTGCCTTCCAGATAGACATCGGCAATACCGTCTTCGGACCCGTCCTTGCGATCCCGCAGCACAAAGGCATGGGTGGAGCCGCTGTCGAACCAGACATCAAGGATATCAAAAACCTGCTCATACTCCCCGGCATCGTGATTCTGGCCCAAAAACCGCTCTTTCGCCCCGTCCTGATACCAGGCATCGGCGCCTTCTTCCTCGAACGCGGCGAGGATGCGGGCATTGACCGCCGGATCGCGCAGCAGGAAATCCGCATCTGTCGGCCTGGCGCCTTTCCTCACGAAACAGGTGAGCGGCACGCCCCAGGCGCGCTGCCGCGAGAGCACCCAGTCAGGGCGCGCCTCGATCATGCTGTGAAGCCGGTTGCGCCCGGTTTTCGGGGTCCATGTCACCAGTTGATCGATCGAGGTGAGCGCCCGCTCGCGGATCGTCTTGCCATAGGTATCCTGCCCGTCGCCGACCTCCTGGTCGATGGCAGCGAACCATTGCGGCGTGTTGCGATAGATCAGCGGCGCTTTCGACCGCCAGCTATGGGGGTAGCTGTGTTTCAGGCGGCCCCGGGCCAGCAGGGCCCCCATCTCGACCAGCTTGTCGATCACGGCGGTATTGGCATTGCCCTCCTTGCCATTGGGCTTGAGGATCAGCGCACCGCCGAAAAACGGCAGATCAGGCCGGAAAGAGCCATCTTCCAGCACGTTATAGGTCATCGGCAGCCCGTATCTGACGCCGATCTGATAATCATCATCGCCATGGCTGGGGGCGGTATGAACAAAGCCTGTGCCCGCCTCCTCGGTCACATGATCGCCGGGCAGAAGCGGCACATCGAAATCCCACTCCCCATCTGCGCCTTCGGCGCCACGCAGGGGATGGGCACAGGCCAGCGTCCCCAGTTCATCGGCAGTCACATCGCGCAGGCGGCGATACATGCCGTCATCCAGACGGGCCTGGGTGAAGATGCTTTCCGCCAGTGCATCGGCCATCAGATAGCGCCGGCCGATCCGGGCCCAGCATTCCTCGGGCCGGCCGGTGACTTCGTAAAGACCATAGGAAATATCAGGCCCGAAACAGATCGCCCGGTTCTGCGGCATGGTCCAGGCTGTGGTTGTCCAGATCACCACATGCGCGCCATCCAGATCGCCAAGCGGCTCCACCCGGCCCGGTGTCAGCCCCGCGCCGGTCACCAGCGGATCGGTGCGCGTGTCGCTGAGCACCGGGAACGTGACCCAGATCGTATGGCTTTGATGGTCGTGATATTCCACCTCGGCCTCGGCCAGGGCGGTCTTTTCCACCGGGCTCCACATCACCGGTTTCGAGCCCTGATAGAGGGTGCCGTTCATCAGGAAGGTCTGGAATTCCTCTGCAATCACCCGTTCGGCGTGAAAATCCATCGTCAGATAGGGGGTTTCCCATGTGCCGGTGACGCCAAGGCGTTTGAATTCCGCGCGCTGAACATCGACCCAACCGGCAGCGAAATCCCGGCATTCCTGACGGAATTCAACCACCGGCACCGCATCCTTGTCGCGGCCTTTCTGGCGGTATTTCTCTTCGATCTTCCATTCGATGGGCAGCCCGTGGCAATCCCATCCGGGGATATAGCGGGCATCGCGGCCCATCATCTGCTGGCTGCGCACAACCATGTCTTTCAGGATCTTGTTCAGCGCGTGCCCGATATGCAGATGGCCATTGGCATAGGGCGGCCCGTCATGGAGCGTGAACGGCTTGCGGCCTTCCGCCTTCTGGCGCAGCCTGTCATAGACGCCGATCCTTTCCCATCGCGCCAGCCAGTCAGGCTCACGTTTGGGCAGGCCCGCACGCATCGGGAAATCGGTTTTCGGCAGGTTCAGCGTGGCTTTGTAATCAGGGGTCTGATCGGGTGTATCGGCGCACATATCTGGCGTCCTTCATCTCGGATATTTTCGGAAATCTTGGGCGGTGCGATGGCTCAAACACCTTGTCCCGGCATCTCAAATCTCAGAGAGCCGGGTGTGTAATTCGAATGATGATGCGCAGCGTACGATATCTCATGGGCCGGGTTATAGGCCCGGTCTTCTGCGGGGTAAAGATACCGATCGCAGTGTGATGGAAACATGGGGAGGCAAGTGGCGCGGGTCTTGGTCTATACCGCAGGCGGGGCAATCCGGGCCATCGCCCGTTCACGCAGCACGATATAGAGCCCCGAGGCGATGGTCAGCAGAATGCCCACCGCCGCCAGCCCGTCCGGCAGATCCTGAAAGATCATCCAGCCGATCAGGGTGGCCACCGGAATCTCCAGATATTGCATCGGGGCCAGCGTGGCCGAGGGTGCAAAGCGCAGGCTCCATGTCATCAGCAGATGGCCGATCGCCCCCAGAACACCAACTGCCACCAGCAGCCAAAGCTCGGCACCTGCGGGCATCACCCAGCCGATCATCGGCGGCTGGCCCGGCCCCGGTGCGAAGATAAACAGCAGCAACAGGAACGGCAAAGCCATCAGCCCGGAAACCGCCTGAAGCGCCACCGGGTCGACCTCTTTGGCGATTGTCCGGGTGACCAGCATGAACAACGCGAATATCAGCGCCACGCCAAGTGGCAGCAGGGCGGGCGCGCCGATCTCGGCAAAGCTGGGCTGAACCACCATAAGCGTGCCGATGAACCCCACGGCGCAGGCGGCCAGCCGACGGGGGCCGACCTCCTCCCCCAGCGCGTATTTCCCGAGGATCAGCATGATGAACGGCATCACAAAGGCGATGGCCACCGCATCGGCCAGCGGAAGATAGCGCAGCGCGGTGAACATCAGGCCCATGCCAAAGACCTGCAGAAGCGCACGCATCCCTGCCAGCCGCACAACCCGCGCCGACGGGAAGAGGGAAACGCGCATCGCCAGCGCGATCGGCAGAAGCAGCCCGGCCTGCGCCCCGAACCGCACAAGGATCAACTGCAACAGCGGAAAGGTATCGCCAAGAACTTTCGCCAGCGCATCGGCCATCGGGATCACGGCGCAAAAGCCAAGCATCAGGGCGATGCCCAAAAGGGGTCTATCCGTATTCATGGGCCATGGCTGACATGTTTGCGCAGGAATGTCAGCGGGCAATCGCCCCGGGTGATGAGCCGCACGGGTCAGTCTTTCTGGCCGAACAACCCGGTCAGGGCCCGCCTGACCAATGTGGTCACACCTGGGCGGCGATTGTCGCCGAAGGGCAGCGGGCGACACACCTCCATCGCCGCAACACCGACCCGGGCGGTCAGCGCGCCATTGATCACACCCTCGCCAAAGCGGCGGGAGATCTTCGACAGGACCGACCCGCCCGCGACCGAGCCGATCATGTCATCGCCCACGGCCACAGCCCCGGTTGCCACCAGATGGGCCAGCACCGCGCGGGTCAGCCGCCAGGCGCCAAGCGTGCCGGACCGGCCGCCATAAATCTCGGCAATCCGGCGGATCATCCGCAGGTTCACCGTCAATGCCGTGACCACATCGGCCAGCGCAATCGGCACCAGCGCAGTGACCGTGGCCACCTGCCGGGCGGCGGCCTCCACCTCGCGCTGTGCGGCCAGATCAAGCGGGACCAGAAGCTCCGCCTCAACCAGCGCGAACAGGCTTTCCGCATCGAAAACATCGCCCATGCGGCGGTCCAGTGTCTCCCGCCCAAGGCGCAGCTCAGCCCGGCCCCTGTAAAGCGCCGAAAGCCGGGTTGCGACATCCCGCGCGGCGGTCAGATCACCGGTGCCAAGCGCGGCCTCCGCCTCGCCCCTGAGATGATCCAGACGGCCCAGACGTGAAAACGCCGCCGCCTCTTTCAGCGCGATCAGCAGAAGCGCCAGCAGAACCAGCCCCACCAGCCCGGTCGCGGCCCAGCCCAGGATCGGATTGGCGGCCAGAAGCCCGGTGACGAAACTCCAGGCTGTGACCGAGATCACAAAACCGAACAGCGCCAGCACTGCTGCCCAGAAAAACCGGGCCAGACGTGACGACCGGCGGGTGGCCAGAACCGCCATGGTCTGCATCGCCTGACCGCTGGCCACGGGCAGGCCCGTATCCGGCACCGGCGGCGCATTGCCCGGCCCCGGTTCCGGCGCCTCCTCCAGTTCGATCAGCACGGGGCCTTTGCGGTCGGTCATCGGCGGGTCCATTCCAGTTGCACATCCGGCAGGTTTTCATCATTCGCCGCGCCATCGGTCCGGGCAATCTCGGCAAACCCGTTGCGGGCATAAAACCGCCGCGCGGCGGCATTGGCCTGAAAGGTCCAGAGTTGCAGGCGGGGTTGCGCGGTTTTCGCATCCTCCAGCAATCGCGCGCCATGGCCCCGCCCGCGCGCCTCTGCTGACAGGTAGAGACAGGTGATCTCCTCCCCCGCCCGGGCCAGAAACCCCTGTGGCATCGCCCCGTCACACAGCACAATCACCGAAGTATCGGCAATCTGCCGGGTGAGAAAAGCCTCTGTCCCGGCATCCGAATGCAGGCGCGACATCCAAAGGGTTTCCGTGATCCAGCCGGTGAGAATCCGGGCCAGTTGGCTCGCATCATCTGGGGTGGCCGGGCGCAATGTCACAAGGGTCATCTGAGCTTGTCCCCCAGCAGAAAATCCGCCGCACTGTCCAGGCGGATATGGGGCGGCCCCTCCCCCGGTTTCAGCGCCAGTCGGGCGGGGGCGAAGCGCATCACGTCGAAATCAGCGTCCAGCCATGTGGCGTCGCCCTGGCGGGCGGGCACCAGCAGGGCCTTGGGGTCTTCGGGCAGATCCCCGGGATAGAAAGCCGCCTGTTTGCCACCCTCCAGCAGCGTGCCGCGCACCAGATCAACCTCTGCCCCGTCATGGGTCCGTGTCTCCTCCACCGTGGCCCTGAGGGCGGCAATGGCCATGGCGCGGGTTTGGGCGCCCGCGAAATCGGCACGGTCGCGGGCATCGCGGACCAGCGCATCCATGATCGCGGTCAGTTTCGGGTGCTGGGAATGGTGCAGATGATCCGCCTTGGTGGCGGCAAAGAGAATCCGGTCGATCCGCCGCCCCATCAAGGCGGTCAGAAACCGGTTCCGGCCCGGGCGGAACGCGCCCAGAATATGCGCCATCGTGCGACGTAAATCCTCCACCGCCGGGGGGCCGGAATGAATCGCTCCAAGCGCATCGACCAGCACGATCTGCCGGTCCAGCCGGGCAAAATGATTGCGGAAGAAGGGTTTGACCACCTGCGATTTATAGGCCTCGTAGCGGCGGGCGAATTCGCGGGCAAGCGAGCCGCGCGGCGCCGCCGATGGCGGCAGCGGCGCAAAGGTCAGCACCGGGCTGCCCTCCAATTCGCCGGGCAGCAGGAACCGGCCCGGCGTGTAATCGGAAAACCCCGCCGCGCGCGCAGTGGTCAGATACTCCGTATAGGCCTTTGCCAGGGCCTGTGCGCGGGGTTCCTGCAACCGGGCGGCGGGGTCCAGCCCGGCAAGGCAGGCCAGATAACCCGCGCCGCCGGGGCGGGTTTTGGCCTGTGCCAGCGCATCGGCGGCCCATTGGTCATAGCTTTGATCCAGCACCGCCAGATCCAGCAGCCATTCCCCGGGGTAATCCACGATATCCAGATGCACGGTACGCGGCCCGGACAGGCCCGACAGCAACCCGGTGGGCTGCACCCGCAGCGACAGGCGCAGTTCTGAAACCTGCCTTGTGCTTTCGGGCCAGAATGGTGCCGGGCCGGTCAGTGCTGCCAGATGGGTTTCAAACTCGAACCGTGGCACCGTATCATCGGGCTGCGGTTGCAGGAACGCGGCCTGAATACGACCCGATTGCGCCGCCGCAAGCCCGGGCATCCGCCCCCGGTCCAGCAGATTGGCCACCAGCGCGGTGATGAAAACGGTCTTGCCCGCACGGCTGAGCCCGGTGACACCCAGACGGATCACCGGATCCAGAAAGCTCTCGGCCACGGTGGAGGTGACGCCCTCGATCCCCCGGCCCAGAGTGTCCGCTATTGTTCCGATGACCACTGCCTGTCTGCCCTTCCTGTGCCTCGATCACAAAGAATAAACATTGCGGGGGGCGGTTTACAGGGCTGATTGCACGGACCCGCAGATTGGGGTAGCGGACACCATGCCCCGCTATGCCCTGAAACTGGAATATAATGGCGCGCCTTTTGCCGGATGGCAGCGCCAGACCGACTGCACCACCGTGCAGGGCGCGGTTGAGGCCGCACTTGCCCGGCTGGAAGACAATGTGCCCACCATTGCGGCGGCCGGGCGCACCGATGCGGGCGTGCATGCCACCGGTCAGGTGGCCCATTGCGACATGGCCCGCGACTGGACCCCGTTTCGCCTGTCAGAGGCGCTGAACTACCATCTGAAACCCCTGCCGGTCGCGGTGCTGGCCTGCGCAAGGGTAGAGGATGACTGGCATGCCCGGTTCTCGGCGGTGGAACGGCGCTATCTGTACCGCATCATCAACCGTCGCGCCCCCCTGGTTCATGCGGCAGGGCAGGCCTGGCATCTGCGCGGCCGTCTGGCTGTGGAACCCATGCAGGAGGCCGCCGGGCATCTGATCGGAAAACATGATTTCACCACGTTCCGGGCAACGATCTGTCAGGCCAGAAGCCCGGTCAAAACCCTTGATGCGCTGGAGATTGTCAAGGTGCCACAGGATCACGGAGCAGAGCTTCAGATGCGCCTCAGGGCCCGGTCGTTTCTGCATTCGCAGGTCCGCTCGATCATCGGTTCGCTTGAGCGGGTCGGCTCCGGCGGCTGGGAACCTGCGGATATGAAAACCGCGCTGGAGGCCGCCGACCGCGCCGCCTGCGGGCCCGTGGCGCCGCCCGACGGGCTTTACCTCACAGGTGTCACATACCCTGATGACCCGTTTGAAAGCAGCCCCGCATGACCCCGGATATTCCCTTTGTCAAAGAACTGGTGCTGATTGGCGGCGGCCATACCCATGCGCTGGTTCTGCGGGCCTGGGCGATGAAACCGGTGCCCGGCGCACGGCTGACGCTGATCAACCCCGGCCCCACGGCACCCTATTCCGGTATGTTGCCGGGCCATGTGGCCGGCCATTATGGCCATGAGGATTTGCAGATTGATCTGGTGCAACTGGCCCGTTTCGCCGGGGCAAGGCTGATCCTCGGCGCTGCCACCGGGCTGGACCGGGAGGCCCGTCAGGTGAGTGTTGCCGGGCGCGCCGCCCCCATCGCCTATGACATATTGTCAATTGATGTGGGGGTGACCTCGGCCATGCCCGCCCTGCCCGGGTTTACCGAATTTGCCGTGCCCGCCAAACCACTTGACCGGTTTGCAGGCGCCTGGGCGCAATTCTGTGCCGAGGCGCCCGCATCACCTGCGGTCACCGTGATCGGCGGCGGTGTGGCGGGGGTGGAACTGGCCATGGCCGCGCATCATCGGCTGACCGGGATGGGCTGCACGCCCGAAATACGGATTGTCGAGCGGGTCGAGGCCCTGACCGCGGTGCCGCCGAAAAGCCGCGCCAGGCTGATCGCAACCCTGGCCGAAAGCGGCATCCCCCTGATCGAAAACATCGACGTAGCGAAGGTGACGCGCGATGCCCTGCATCTGAGCGATGGCACCACATTGCCCAGTCATTTCACAATCGGCACCGCCGGGGCCCGGCCCCATGGATGGGTCGCTGATCTGGGGCTGGAAACCGAAGATGGGTATATCACGGTGGATGCGCAGCTTCGCTCCCTCACCGATCCGGCCATCTATGCGGTGGGCGATTGTGCCCATATGGGGTTTGCGCCGCGCCCCAAGGCCGGTGTCTTCGCCGTGCGCGCCGCCCCGGTGCTGACCCATAACCTGCGCGCGGCCCTGACCGGCGGCACATCGCAGGCATTCAAGCCGCAAAAGGATTATCTGAAACTGGTCTCACTTGGCGGGAAATCCGCCCTGGCCGAGAAACAGGGCATTGCCCTGTCAGGCCCGCTTATGTGGCGCTGGAAAGACCGGATCGACCGCTCTTTCATGAACCGGTTCAAAGGGTTGATCCCGATGCCTGCCCCCACCCCACCGAAAGGCGCGGCAACGGGGGTGGCCGCAGAATTGCAAGGGCCCGCCCCCTGCGGCGCCTGCGGGGCCAAGCTGGGGCGCAAAGCCCTGACCCGGGCGCTTGACACCCTGCCCCAGGGCCTGCGCGGTGATGTGCTCACCCGCCCGGGGGATGACGCGGCAGTGCTGTCCGTGGCGGGCACCCCGCTTGTGCTGACCACCGATCATCTGCGCGCTTTCAGCGCTGATCCGGGCCTGCTGGCCCGGGTTGCGGCGATCCATGCCATGGGCGATGTCTGGGCCATGGGCGCCCGCCCGCAGGCCGCCCTGGCCAGCATCACCCTACCGCGAATGACCGCCGCCATGCAGGCCGCATGGTTGTCAGAGATCATGACCGAGGCCGGCGCGGTCTTCGCCGCCGAAGGGGTTGAGATTGTCGGCGGCCATTCCGCACAGGGCGCAGAGCTGAGCATCGGTTTCACCCTGACCGGCCTGCCCGAGGCCACGCCTGTGACCCTTGTCGGGGCCAAACCCGGCGATGCCCTGCTGCTGACCCGGCCCCTGGGCACCGGTGTGATCCTCGCCGCCGAGATGGCGCTGGCGGCACAAGGCGCCGATGTGGCCAGGGCCTGGGCACAGATGTCCCGGCCCCAGGGCGATGCAGCCCTGCGACTGGCCCCTGTGGCGCATGCGATGACCGATGTTACCGGGTTCGGGCTGGCGGGGCATCTGATCGGCCTCTGCACAGCCTCCAACCTCTCGGCCCGGATCACCCTGGCCGATCTGCCGGTCCTCCCCGGGGCCGAAGCGCTGATCAGGCAAGGCCAGCACGCCACCCTTGAGGAGGAGAACCGGACCGCCCTGGCCGGGCAGATCACCGGCGATGCAAATGACCCGCGTCATGCACTTGTCTTCGATCCGCAAACATCCGGCGGGTTTCTGGCGGCCCTGCCTGCCGGTCAGGCCGCTGAGGCCTGCGCCGATCTCCGCAAGGCAGGCCATGAGGCTGCGATTATCGGAACGCTGGCTGAGGGCGCACCGCACATCACCCTGATTTAGAGCGAAATCGTTTTAATCTGCACCATCGCTCATCAAAATTCACGTTCGAGATCAGTAGCTTGCTGACCCGGAGGCAGAGAATTTTGAGCCAGACTAAACGAT from Rhodophyticola sp. CCM32 includes these protein-coding regions:
- a CDS encoding methylated-DNA--[protein]-cysteine S-methyltransferase gives rise to the protein MQAHASVETPVGELTLTEEDGAITAVNWRAGEGAAKTPVLHQAVTELEAYFAGDLTEFTVPMAPRGSAFQVAVCDAIAQIPFGYTRTYGEIAADLGQSAQSVGQACGSNPIPVLIPCHRVMGAKGLTGFSGAGGVETKVALLRHEGAASLLI
- the ileS gene encoding isoleucine--tRNA ligase, whose protein sequence is MCADTPDQTPDYKATLNLPKTDFPMRAGLPKREPDWLARWERIGVYDRLRQKAEGRKPFTLHDGPPYANGHLHIGHALNKILKDMVVRSQQMMGRDARYIPGWDCHGLPIEWKIEEKYRQKGRDKDAVPVVEFRQECRDFAAGWVDVQRAEFKRLGVTGTWETPYLTMDFHAERVIAEEFQTFLMNGTLYQGSKPVMWSPVEKTALAEAEVEYHDHQSHTIWVTFPVLSDTRTDPLVTGAGLTPGRVEPLGDLDGAHVVIWTTTAWTMPQNRAICFGPDISYGLYEVTGRPEECWARIGRRYLMADALAESIFTQARLDDGMYRRLRDVTADELGTLACAHPLRGAEGADGEWDFDVPLLPGDHVTEEAGTGFVHTAPSHGDDDYQIGVRYGLPMTYNVLEDGSFRPDLPFFGGALILKPNGKEGNANTAVIDKLVEMGALLARGRLKHSYPHSWRSKAPLIYRNTPQWFAAIDQEVGDGQDTYGKTIRERALTSIDQLVTWTPKTGRNRLHSMIEARPDWVLSRQRAWGVPLTCFVRKGARPTDADFLLRDPAVNARILAAFEEEGADAWYQDGAKERFLGQNHDAGEYEQVFDILDVWFDSGSTHAFVLRDRKDGSEDGIADVYLEGTDQHRGWFHSSMLQACGTKGRAPYRAVVTHAFTLDEKGMKMSKSLGNTIVPEEVVRQYGADILRLWVAQTDYVHDHRIGPEILKGVADSYRRLRNTMRFMLGSLADFTEADRLDPSQMPELERWVLHRLAELDQVVRDGYATYDFQGVFQAVFTFATTDLSAFYFDIRKDALYCDGDTLRRRAARTVLDILFHRLTTWLAPVLVFTMEEVWLERFPGEDSSVHLTDIPETPTDWHDEALAAKWSKIRTARRVVTAALEIQRQDKVIGASLEAAPVVHIRDADMRDVLHSVAFEDITITSDLTLTGDPAPAEAFRLPEAEGIGVVFEPAEGQKCQRCWKILPDVGRHAHPGVCGRCSTALG
- a CDS encoding DMT family transporter — protein: MNTDRPLLGIALMLGFCAVIPMADALAKVLGDTFPLLQLILVRFGAQAGLLLPIALAMRVSLFPSARVVRLAGMRALLQVFGMGLMFTALRYLPLADAVAIAFVMPFIMLILGKYALGEEVGPRRLAACAVGFIGTLMVVQPSFAEIGAPALLPLGVALIFALFMLVTRTIAKEVDPVALQAVSGLMALPFLLLLFIFAPGPGQPPMIGWVMPAGAELWLLVAVGVLGAIGHLLMTWSLRFAPSATLAPMQYLEIPVATLIGWMIFQDLPDGLAAVGILLTIASGLYIVLRERAMARIAPPAV
- a CDS encoding YcjF family protein — protein: MTDRKGPVLIELEEAPEPGPGNAPPVPDTGLPVASGQAMQTMAVLATRRSSRLARFFWAAVLALFGFVISVTAWSFVTGLLAANPILGWAATGLVGLVLLALLLIALKEAAAFSRLGRLDHLRGEAEAALGTGDLTAARDVATRLSALYRGRAELRLGRETLDRRMGDVFDAESLFALVEAELLVPLDLAAQREVEAAARQVATVTALVPIALADVVTALTVNLRMIRRIAEIYGGRSGTLGAWRLTRAVLAHLVATGAVAVGDDMIGSVAGGSVLSKISRRFGEGVINGALTARVGVAAMEVCRPLPFGDNRRPGVTTLVRRALTGLFGQKD
- a CDS encoding GNAT family N-acetyltransferase; this translates as MTLVTLRPATPDDASQLARILTGWITETLWMSRLHSDAGTEAFLTRQIADTSVIVLCDGAMPQGFLARAGEEITCLYLSAEARGRGHGARLLEDAKTAQPRLQLWTFQANAAARRFYARNGFAEIARTDGAANDENLPDVQLEWTRR
- a CDS encoding YcjX family protein yields the protein MVIGTIADTLGRGIEGVTSTVAESFLDPVIRLGVTGLSRAGKTVFITALVANLLDRGRMPGLAAAQSGRIQAAFLQPQPDDTVPRFEFETHLAALTGPAPFWPESTRQVSELRLSLRVQPTGLLSGLSGPRTVHLDIVDYPGEWLLDLAVLDQSYDQWAADALAQAKTRPGGAGYLACLAGLDPAARLQEPRAQALAKAYTEYLTTARAAGFSDYTPGRFLLPGELEGSPVLTFAPLPPSAAPRGSLAREFARRYEAYKSQVVKPFFRNHFARLDRQIVLVDALGAIHSGPPAVEDLRRTMAHILGAFRPGRNRFLTALMGRRIDRILFAATKADHLHHSQHPKLTAIMDALVRDARDRADFAGAQTRAMAIAALRATVEETRTHDGAEVDLVRGTLLEGGKQAAFYPGDLPEDPKALLVPARQGDATWLDADFDVMRFAPARLALKPGEGPPHIRLDSAADFLLGDKLR
- the truA gene encoding tRNA pseudouridine(38-40) synthase TruA, which translates into the protein MPRYALKLEYNGAPFAGWQRQTDCTTVQGAVEAALARLEDNVPTIAAAGRTDAGVHATGQVAHCDMARDWTPFRLSEALNYHLKPLPVAVLACARVEDDWHARFSAVERRYLYRIINRRAPLVHAAGQAWHLRGRLAVEPMQEAAGHLIGKHDFTTFRATICQARSPVKTLDALEIVKVPQDHGAELQMRLRARSFLHSQVRSIIGSLERVGSGGWEPADMKTALEAADRAACGPVAPPDGLYLTGVTYPDDPFESSPA